A single Oceanivirga salmonicida DNA region contains:
- a CDS encoding ATP-binding protein produces the protein MYIANDCIFPQDWTVDNLWKKHKSRPYNPLIANTLYRAGYIESWGRGIEKMKDSCLELGILKPEIEVKTEDFMIKFEVKTTQTTQTTQTKLKVDNKLNEIEEKIIKIIEEDGSLSQKQIAERTDLTHDIIKYYTKKLKENNVIKHIGTNRKGK, from the coding sequence ATATATATTGCAAATGATTGTATATTTCCACAAGATTGGACAGTAGATAATTTATGGAAAAAACATAAATCAAGACCTTATAATCCGTTAATAGCTAATACTTTATATAGAGCAGGGTATATAGAATCGTGGGGTAGAGGAATAGAGAAAATGAAGGATAGCTGTTTGGAGTTAGGTATATTAAAGCCAGAAATAGAAGTAAAAACAGAAGATTTTATGATTAAATTTGAGGTGAAAACTACCCAAACTACCCAAACTACCCAAACTAAATTAAAAGTAGATAATAAATTAAATGAAATTGAAGAAAAAATTATTAAAATTATAGAAGAAGATGGCTCATTAAGTCAAAAGCAAATTGCGGAAAGAACAGATTTAACGCATGATATTATAAAGTATTATACTAAAAAACTTAAAGAAAATAATGTTATAAAACATATTGGAACAAACAGAAAAGGGAAATAG
- a CDS encoding NUDIX hydrolase: MDIGFIKENKWFRLRACGVIVRDNKILMCKNNFDDYYYSVGGAVEHNETVENAAIREVLEETGQDMEIDRLLCIHQNFFNKENISYHEVSFYFLMKEISGKSPLFKTEISDNKIESTVWLDFKDFETKKVYPKWLPKILNSKEVEIITE; the protein is encoded by the coding sequence ATGGACATAGGATTTATTAAAGAAAATAAATGGTTTAGATTAAGAGCATGTGGGGTAATAGTTAGAGATAATAAAATTTTAATGTGTAAAAATAATTTTGATGATTATTATTACTCAGTTGGTGGAGCAGTAGAACATAATGAAACAGTAGAAAATGCTGCCATTAGAGAAGTTTTGGAAGAAACAGGGCAAGATATGGAAATTGATAGACTATTATGTATACACCAAAATTTTTTTAACAAAGAAAATATATCTTATCATGAAGTTTCATTTTATTTTTTAATGAAAGAAATAAGTGGAAAAAGTCCGCTATTTAAAACTGAAATATCTGATAATAAAATTGAAAGTACAGTATGGTTAGATTTTAAAGATTTTGAAACTAAAAAGGTTTACCCAAAATGGTTACCTAAGATATTAAATAGTAAAGAAGTTGAAATTATAACTGAATAG
- a CDS encoding M24 family metallopeptidase: MGVSQSTDDILEENMVFTIEPGIYKPGVAGVRIEDDIVVTKDGCMVLTKYEK; this comes from the coding sequence TTGGGTGTTTCTCAAAGTACTGATGACATATTAGAGGAAAACATGGTATTTACAATAGAACCTGGAATTTATAAACCTGGTGTTGCAGGAGTTAGAATAGAAGATGATATAGTAGTTACCAAAGATGGTTGTATGGTACTTACTAAATATGAAAAATAG